In a single window of the Antedon mediterranea chromosome 1, ecAntMedi1.1, whole genome shotgun sequence genome:
- the LOC140059388 gene encoding polypeptide N-acetylgalactosaminyltransferase 1-like isoform X5, with amino-acid sequence MISKRRQCKLIIATSMIWVFIDVVAVLYYSAPCIGPTCKKASENDPNLVKRIVENANEWVYRKPEDKKQIDVPRQINLDAPGEMGKPVIIEQENKAESDRLFKINEFNLMASDRVALNRTLPDVRPRQCRDKVYSKNLPDTSVILVYHNEAWSTLLRNVHSIINRSPRDLLREIILVDDASDQDHLGKKLENYVAKLPVSVNIQRMPKRAGLIRARMRGADVAKGNVLTFLDSHCEVTEGWLEPLLARIHADRRTSVCPVIDVISDETFGYGGHTGDPQVGGFSWSLFFNWHAIPRREQTRRHGDPTEPVRSPTMAGGLFAISKDYFEELGRYDPGFDIWGGENLELSFKIWMCGGTLEFVPCSHVGHVFRKKSPYHFPPGTNYVNKNNRRLAEVWLDEYKNFYYRIAPSVAKTDPGDLTERHNLRKSLNCKSFKWYLENVYPESSWPVNFFSMGEIRNVETNQCLDTMMRDTGHKVGLYACHGQGGNQIWAFTKNFELKHDDSCLDVAHTGPVMMLSCHQQGGNQKWSYDKQTKELKHSSGLCLDTSEKAHDEPSVKPCNGHKTQQWEMINMQLLD; translated from the exons atgatttcgAAAAGGAGACAGTGTAAGTTGATCATTGCAACCTCTATGATCTGGGTTTTTATTGATGTAGTGGCTGTACTGTACTACTCTGCTCCTTGTATAGGACCTACATGCAAAAAAGCAAGTGAAAACGATCCCAATCTAGTGAAACGTATTGTTGAGAATGCAAATGAATGGGTATATAGAAAACCAGaagataaaaaacaaatag ATGTTCCACGCCAAATCAACTTAGATGCACCTGGCGAAATGGGAAAGCCAGTAATCATAGAACAAGAAAATAAAGCAGAGTCAGACAGACTTTTTAAGataaatgaatttaatttaatggcAAGCGACAGAGTTGCACTAAATAGAACGTTACCTGATGTCCGTCCAAGACA ATGTCGGGACAAAGTCTACTCTAAGAATTTACCAGACACAAGTGTGATATTGGTCTATCATAATGAAGCATGGAGCACGTTGTTGCGCAATGTTCACAGTATCATTAATCGCTCACCTAGAGACCTTTTAAGAGAAATTATTCTAGTTGATGATGCTAGTGATCAAG ATCACCTTGGCAAGAAATTAGAAAACTATGTTGCTAAGTTACCGGTGTCCGTTAATATACAACGAATGCCAAAACGTGCCGGATTGATACGAGCGCGTATGCGAGGAGCAGACGTTGCAAAAGGAAATGTACTTACGTTTCTCGATTCCCATTGCGAAGTTACAGAAGGCTGGTTAGAACCACTGTTGGCAAGGATACACGCTGATAG GAGGACATCTGTATGTCCTGTAATAGATGTAATAAGTGATGAGACATTTGGATATGGTGGTCACACGGGTGACCCTCAGGTTGGTGGTTTCAGCTGGTCTTTGTTCTTCAACTGGCATGCAATTCCGAGAAGAGAACAAACAAGACGTCATGGTGATCCCACCGAACCCGTAAG GTCTCCTACAATGGCTGGTGGTCTTTTTGCCATTTCTAAGGATTATTTTGAAGAGCTTGGGCGGTATGATCCAGGTTTTGATATATGGGGAGGAGAGAATCTTGAACTTTCATTTAAA ATATGGATGTGTGGAGGCACATTGGAATTTGTTCCATGCTCTCACGTAGGCCATGTTTTTAGGAAGAAGTCACCATATCACTTTCCTCCAGGcacaaattatgtaaataaaaataatcgaaGATTAGCGGAAGTATGGCTTGATGAATACAAGAATTTTTATTATAGAATAGCGCCATCAGTTGCCAAAACCGATCCAGGAGATCTTACAGAACGTCATAACCTTAGGAAAAGTCTGAATTGTAAATCCTTTAAATGGTATTTAGAGAATGTTTACCCAGAGTCATCGTGGCCTGTTAATTTCTTCAGTATGGGTGAG attcgAAACGTAGAGACAAACCAATGCTTAGATACTATGATGAGAGACACAGGTCATAAAGTTGGCCTCTATGCTTGCCATGGTCAAGGGGGTAACCAG ATCTGGGCTTTTACAAAGAACTTTGAATTAAAACATGATGATTCCTGTCTAGATGTGGCACACACAGGACCAGTAATGATGTTGTCATGCCATCAACAAGGTGGTAATCAGAAATGGTCCTATGATAAACAG ACCAAAGAATTGAAACATAGCAGTGGACTATGCTTGGATACATCAGAAAAGGCTCACGATGAACCAAGTGTGAAACCATGCAATGGTCACAAGACGCAACAATGGGAAATGATCAATATGCAGCTACTTGACTGA
- the LOC140059388 gene encoding polypeptide N-acetylgalactosaminyltransferase 1-like isoform X1 — translation MISKRRQCKLIIATSMIWVFIDVVAVLYYSAPCIGPTCKKASENDPNLVKRIVENANEWVYRKPEDKKQIDVPRQINLDAPGEMGKPVIIEQENKAESDRLFKINEFNLMASDRVALNRTLPDVRPRQCRDKVYSKNLPDTSVILVYHNEAWSTLLRNVHSIINRSPRDLLREIILVDDASDQDHLGKKLENYVAKLPVSVNIQRMPKRAGLIRARMRGADVAKGNVLTFLDSHCEVTEGWLEPLLARIHADRRTSVCPVIDVISDETFGYGGHTGDPQVGGFSWSLFFNWHAIPRREQTRRHGDPTEPVRTIAVCPVIDVISDETFGYQHGNDPQMGGFGWSLFFKWYGVPKREALRRKGDPTQPVRSPTMAGGLFAISKDYFEELGRYDPGFDIWGGENLELSFKIWMCGGTLEFVPCSHVGHVFRKKSPYHFPPGTNYVNKNNRRLAEVWLDEYKNFYYRIAPSVAKTDPGDLTERHNLRKSLNCKSFKWYLENVYPESSWPVNFFSMGEIRNVETNQCLDTMMRDTGHKVGLYACHGQGGNQIWAFTKNFELKHDDSCLDVAHTGPVMMLSCHQQGGNQKWSYDKQERQKWTYFQETKELKHSSGLCLDTSEKAHDEPSVKPCNGHKTQQWEMINMQLLD, via the exons atgatttcgAAAAGGAGACAGTGTAAGTTGATCATTGCAACCTCTATGATCTGGGTTTTTATTGATGTAGTGGCTGTACTGTACTACTCTGCTCCTTGTATAGGACCTACATGCAAAAAAGCAAGTGAAAACGATCCCAATCTAGTGAAACGTATTGTTGAGAATGCAAATGAATGGGTATATAGAAAACCAGaagataaaaaacaaatag ATGTTCCACGCCAAATCAACTTAGATGCACCTGGCGAAATGGGAAAGCCAGTAATCATAGAACAAGAAAATAAAGCAGAGTCAGACAGACTTTTTAAGataaatgaatttaatttaatggcAAGCGACAGAGTTGCACTAAATAGAACGTTACCTGATGTCCGTCCAAGACA ATGTCGGGACAAAGTCTACTCTAAGAATTTACCAGACACAAGTGTGATATTGGTCTATCATAATGAAGCATGGAGCACGTTGTTGCGCAATGTTCACAGTATCATTAATCGCTCACCTAGAGACCTTTTAAGAGAAATTATTCTAGTTGATGATGCTAGTGATCAAG ATCACCTTGGCAAGAAATTAGAAAACTATGTTGCTAAGTTACCGGTGTCCGTTAATATACAACGAATGCCAAAACGTGCCGGATTGATACGAGCGCGTATGCGAGGAGCAGACGTTGCAAAAGGAAATGTACTTACGTTTCTCGATTCCCATTGCGAAGTTACAGAAGGCTGGTTAGAACCACTGTTGGCAAGGATACACGCTGATAG GAGGACATCTGTATGTCCTGTAATAGATGTAATAAGTGATGAGACATTTGGATATGGTGGTCACACGGGTGACCCTCAGGTTGGTGGTTTCAGCTGGTCTTTGTTCTTCAACTGGCATGCAATTCCGAGAAGAGAACAAACAAGACGTCATGGTGATCCCACCGAACCCGTAAG AACAATTGCAGTTTGTCCTGTTATTGATGTAATCAGTGATGAGACTTTCGGTTATCAACACGGGAATGACCCGCAGATGGGCGGGTTCGGTTGGTCCTTATTTTTCAAGTGGTACGGTGTCCCTAAACGAGAAGCATTACGACGAAAAGGTGACCCGACCCAGCCTGTTAG GTCTCCTACAATGGCTGGTGGTCTTTTTGCCATTTCTAAGGATTATTTTGAAGAGCTTGGGCGGTATGATCCAGGTTTTGATATATGGGGAGGAGAGAATCTTGAACTTTCATTTAAA ATATGGATGTGTGGAGGCACATTGGAATTTGTTCCATGCTCTCACGTAGGCCATGTTTTTAGGAAGAAGTCACCATATCACTTTCCTCCAGGcacaaattatgtaaataaaaataatcgaaGATTAGCGGAAGTATGGCTTGATGAATACAAGAATTTTTATTATAGAATAGCGCCATCAGTTGCCAAAACCGATCCAGGAGATCTTACAGAACGTCATAACCTTAGGAAAAGTCTGAATTGTAAATCCTTTAAATGGTATTTAGAGAATGTTTACCCAGAGTCATCGTGGCCTGTTAATTTCTTCAGTATGGGTGAG attcgAAACGTAGAGACAAACCAATGCTTAGATACTATGATGAGAGACACAGGTCATAAAGTTGGCCTCTATGCTTGCCATGGTCAAGGGGGTAACCAG ATCTGGGCTTTTACAAAGAACTTTGAATTAAAACATGATGATTCCTGTCTAGATGTGGCACACACAGGACCAGTAATGATGTTGTCATGCCATCAACAAGGTGGTAATCAGAAATGGTCCTATGATAAACAG gAAAGGCAAAAGTGGACTTATTTTCAAGAG ACCAAAGAATTGAAACATAGCAGTGGACTATGCTTGGATACATCAGAAAAGGCTCACGATGAACCAAGTGTGAAACCATGCAATGGTCACAAGACGCAACAATGGGAAATGATCAATATGCAGCTACTTGACTGA
- the LOC140059388 gene encoding polypeptide N-acetylgalactosaminyltransferase 1-like isoform X6, which yields MISKRRQCKLIIATSMIWVFIDVVAVLYYSAPCIGPTCKKASENDPNLVKRIVENANEWVYRKPEDKKQIDVPRQINLDAPGEMGKPVIIEQENKAESDRLFKINEFNLMASDRVALNRTLPDVRPRQCRDKVYSKNLPDTSVILVYHNEAWSTLLRNVHSIINRSPRDLLREIILVDDASDQDHLGKKLENYVAKLPVSVNIQRMPKRAGLIRARMRGADVAKGNVLTFLDSHCEVTEGWLEPLLARIHADRTIAVCPVIDVISDETFGYQHGNDPQMGGFGWSLFFKWYGVPKREALRRKGDPTQPVRSPTMAGGLFAISKDYFEELGRYDPGFDIWGGENLELSFKIWMCGGTLEFVPCSHVGHVFRKKSPYHFPPGTNYVNKNNRRLAEVWLDEYKNFYYRIAPSVAKTDPGDLTERHNLRKSLNCKSFKWYLENVYPESSWPVNFFSMGEIRNVETNQCLDTMMRDTGHKVGLYACHGQGGNQIWAFTKNFELKHDDSCLDVAHTGPVMMLSCHQQGGNQKWSYDKQTKELKHSSGLCLDTSEKAHDEPSVKPCNGHKTQQWEMINMQLLD from the exons atgatttcgAAAAGGAGACAGTGTAAGTTGATCATTGCAACCTCTATGATCTGGGTTTTTATTGATGTAGTGGCTGTACTGTACTACTCTGCTCCTTGTATAGGACCTACATGCAAAAAAGCAAGTGAAAACGATCCCAATCTAGTGAAACGTATTGTTGAGAATGCAAATGAATGGGTATATAGAAAACCAGaagataaaaaacaaatag ATGTTCCACGCCAAATCAACTTAGATGCACCTGGCGAAATGGGAAAGCCAGTAATCATAGAACAAGAAAATAAAGCAGAGTCAGACAGACTTTTTAAGataaatgaatttaatttaatggcAAGCGACAGAGTTGCACTAAATAGAACGTTACCTGATGTCCGTCCAAGACA ATGTCGGGACAAAGTCTACTCTAAGAATTTACCAGACACAAGTGTGATATTGGTCTATCATAATGAAGCATGGAGCACGTTGTTGCGCAATGTTCACAGTATCATTAATCGCTCACCTAGAGACCTTTTAAGAGAAATTATTCTAGTTGATGATGCTAGTGATCAAG ATCACCTTGGCAAGAAATTAGAAAACTATGTTGCTAAGTTACCGGTGTCCGTTAATATACAACGAATGCCAAAACGTGCCGGATTGATACGAGCGCGTATGCGAGGAGCAGACGTTGCAAAAGGAAATGTACTTACGTTTCTCGATTCCCATTGCGAAGTTACAGAAGGCTGGTTAGAACCACTGTTGGCAAGGATACACGCTGATAG AACAATTGCAGTTTGTCCTGTTATTGATGTAATCAGTGATGAGACTTTCGGTTATCAACACGGGAATGACCCGCAGATGGGCGGGTTCGGTTGGTCCTTATTTTTCAAGTGGTACGGTGTCCCTAAACGAGAAGCATTACGACGAAAAGGTGACCCGACCCAGCCTGTTAG GTCTCCTACAATGGCTGGTGGTCTTTTTGCCATTTCTAAGGATTATTTTGAAGAGCTTGGGCGGTATGATCCAGGTTTTGATATATGGGGAGGAGAGAATCTTGAACTTTCATTTAAA ATATGGATGTGTGGAGGCACATTGGAATTTGTTCCATGCTCTCACGTAGGCCATGTTTTTAGGAAGAAGTCACCATATCACTTTCCTCCAGGcacaaattatgtaaataaaaataatcgaaGATTAGCGGAAGTATGGCTTGATGAATACAAGAATTTTTATTATAGAATAGCGCCATCAGTTGCCAAAACCGATCCAGGAGATCTTACAGAACGTCATAACCTTAGGAAAAGTCTGAATTGTAAATCCTTTAAATGGTATTTAGAGAATGTTTACCCAGAGTCATCGTGGCCTGTTAATTTCTTCAGTATGGGTGAG attcgAAACGTAGAGACAAACCAATGCTTAGATACTATGATGAGAGACACAGGTCATAAAGTTGGCCTCTATGCTTGCCATGGTCAAGGGGGTAACCAG ATCTGGGCTTTTACAAAGAACTTTGAATTAAAACATGATGATTCCTGTCTAGATGTGGCACACACAGGACCAGTAATGATGTTGTCATGCCATCAACAAGGTGGTAATCAGAAATGGTCCTATGATAAACAG ACCAAAGAATTGAAACATAGCAGTGGACTATGCTTGGATACATCAGAAAAGGCTCACGATGAACCAAGTGTGAAACCATGCAATGGTCACAAGACGCAACAATGGGAAATGATCAATATGCAGCTACTTGACTGA
- the LOC140059388 gene encoding polypeptide N-acetylgalactosaminyltransferase 1-like isoform X3, whose amino-acid sequence MISKRRQCKLIIATSMIWVFIDVVAVLYYSAPCIGPTCKKASENDPNLVKRIVENANEWVYRKPEDKKQIDVPRQINLDAPGEMGKPVIIEQENKAESDRLFKINEFNLMASDRVALNRTLPDVRPRQCRDKVYSKNLPDTSVILVYHNEAWSTLLRNVHSIINRSPRDLLREIILVDDASDQDHLGKKLENYVAKLPVSVNIQRMPKRAGLIRARMRGADVAKGNVLTFLDSHCEVTEGWLEPLLARIHADRRTSVCPVIDVISDETFGYGGHTGDPQVGGFSWSLFFNWHAIPRREQTRRHGDPTEPVRSPTMAGGLFAISKDYFEELGRYDPGFDIWGGENLELSFKIWMCGGTLEFVPCSHVGHVFRKKSPYHFPPGTNYVNKNNRRLAEVWLDEYKNFYYRIAPSVAKTDPGDLTERHNLRKSLNCKSFKWYLENVYPESSWPVNFFSMGEIRNVETNQCLDTMMRDTGHKVGLYACHGQGGNQIWAFTKNFELKHDDSCLDVAHTGPVMMLSCHQQGGNQKWSYDKQERQKWTYFQETKELKHSSGLCLDTSEKAHDEPSVKPCNGHKTQQWEMINMQLLD is encoded by the exons atgatttcgAAAAGGAGACAGTGTAAGTTGATCATTGCAACCTCTATGATCTGGGTTTTTATTGATGTAGTGGCTGTACTGTACTACTCTGCTCCTTGTATAGGACCTACATGCAAAAAAGCAAGTGAAAACGATCCCAATCTAGTGAAACGTATTGTTGAGAATGCAAATGAATGGGTATATAGAAAACCAGaagataaaaaacaaatag ATGTTCCACGCCAAATCAACTTAGATGCACCTGGCGAAATGGGAAAGCCAGTAATCATAGAACAAGAAAATAAAGCAGAGTCAGACAGACTTTTTAAGataaatgaatttaatttaatggcAAGCGACAGAGTTGCACTAAATAGAACGTTACCTGATGTCCGTCCAAGACA ATGTCGGGACAAAGTCTACTCTAAGAATTTACCAGACACAAGTGTGATATTGGTCTATCATAATGAAGCATGGAGCACGTTGTTGCGCAATGTTCACAGTATCATTAATCGCTCACCTAGAGACCTTTTAAGAGAAATTATTCTAGTTGATGATGCTAGTGATCAAG ATCACCTTGGCAAGAAATTAGAAAACTATGTTGCTAAGTTACCGGTGTCCGTTAATATACAACGAATGCCAAAACGTGCCGGATTGATACGAGCGCGTATGCGAGGAGCAGACGTTGCAAAAGGAAATGTACTTACGTTTCTCGATTCCCATTGCGAAGTTACAGAAGGCTGGTTAGAACCACTGTTGGCAAGGATACACGCTGATAG GAGGACATCTGTATGTCCTGTAATAGATGTAATAAGTGATGAGACATTTGGATATGGTGGTCACACGGGTGACCCTCAGGTTGGTGGTTTCAGCTGGTCTTTGTTCTTCAACTGGCATGCAATTCCGAGAAGAGAACAAACAAGACGTCATGGTGATCCCACCGAACCCGTAAG GTCTCCTACAATGGCTGGTGGTCTTTTTGCCATTTCTAAGGATTATTTTGAAGAGCTTGGGCGGTATGATCCAGGTTTTGATATATGGGGAGGAGAGAATCTTGAACTTTCATTTAAA ATATGGATGTGTGGAGGCACATTGGAATTTGTTCCATGCTCTCACGTAGGCCATGTTTTTAGGAAGAAGTCACCATATCACTTTCCTCCAGGcacaaattatgtaaataaaaataatcgaaGATTAGCGGAAGTATGGCTTGATGAATACAAGAATTTTTATTATAGAATAGCGCCATCAGTTGCCAAAACCGATCCAGGAGATCTTACAGAACGTCATAACCTTAGGAAAAGTCTGAATTGTAAATCCTTTAAATGGTATTTAGAGAATGTTTACCCAGAGTCATCGTGGCCTGTTAATTTCTTCAGTATGGGTGAG attcgAAACGTAGAGACAAACCAATGCTTAGATACTATGATGAGAGACACAGGTCATAAAGTTGGCCTCTATGCTTGCCATGGTCAAGGGGGTAACCAG ATCTGGGCTTTTACAAAGAACTTTGAATTAAAACATGATGATTCCTGTCTAGATGTGGCACACACAGGACCAGTAATGATGTTGTCATGCCATCAACAAGGTGGTAATCAGAAATGGTCCTATGATAAACAG gAAAGGCAAAAGTGGACTTATTTTCAAGAG ACCAAAGAATTGAAACATAGCAGTGGACTATGCTTGGATACATCAGAAAAGGCTCACGATGAACCAAGTGTGAAACCATGCAATGGTCACAAGACGCAACAATGGGAAATGATCAATATGCAGCTACTTGACTGA
- the LOC140059388 gene encoding polypeptide N-acetylgalactosaminyltransferase 1-like isoform X2, producing MISKRRQCKLIIATSMIWVFIDVVAVLYYSAPCIGPTCKKASENDPNLVKRIVENANEWVYRKPEDKKQIDVPRQINLDAPGEMGKPVIIEQENKAESDRLFKINEFNLMASDRVALNRTLPDVRPRQCRDKVYSKNLPDTSVILVYHNEAWSTLLRNVHSIINRSPRDLLREIILVDDASDQDHLGKKLENYVAKLPVSVNIQRMPKRAGLIRARMRGADVAKGNVLTFLDSHCEVTEGWLEPLLARIHADRRTSVCPVIDVISDETFGYGGHTGDPQVGGFSWSLFFNWHAIPRREQTRRHGDPTEPVRTIAVCPVIDVISDETFGYQHGNDPQMGGFGWSLFFKWYGVPKREALRRKGDPTQPVRSPTMAGGLFAISKDYFEELGRYDPGFDIWGGENLELSFKIWMCGGTLEFVPCSHVGHVFRKKSPYHFPPGTNYVNKNNRRLAEVWLDEYKNFYYRIAPSVAKTDPGDLTERHNLRKSLNCKSFKWYLENVYPESSWPVNFFSMGEIRNVETNQCLDTMMRDTGHKVGLYACHGQGGNQIWAFTKNFELKHDDSCLDVAHTGPVMMLSCHQQGGNQKWSYDKQTKELKHSSGLCLDTSEKAHDEPSVKPCNGHKTQQWEMINMQLLD from the exons atgatttcgAAAAGGAGACAGTGTAAGTTGATCATTGCAACCTCTATGATCTGGGTTTTTATTGATGTAGTGGCTGTACTGTACTACTCTGCTCCTTGTATAGGACCTACATGCAAAAAAGCAAGTGAAAACGATCCCAATCTAGTGAAACGTATTGTTGAGAATGCAAATGAATGGGTATATAGAAAACCAGaagataaaaaacaaatag ATGTTCCACGCCAAATCAACTTAGATGCACCTGGCGAAATGGGAAAGCCAGTAATCATAGAACAAGAAAATAAAGCAGAGTCAGACAGACTTTTTAAGataaatgaatttaatttaatggcAAGCGACAGAGTTGCACTAAATAGAACGTTACCTGATGTCCGTCCAAGACA ATGTCGGGACAAAGTCTACTCTAAGAATTTACCAGACACAAGTGTGATATTGGTCTATCATAATGAAGCATGGAGCACGTTGTTGCGCAATGTTCACAGTATCATTAATCGCTCACCTAGAGACCTTTTAAGAGAAATTATTCTAGTTGATGATGCTAGTGATCAAG ATCACCTTGGCAAGAAATTAGAAAACTATGTTGCTAAGTTACCGGTGTCCGTTAATATACAACGAATGCCAAAACGTGCCGGATTGATACGAGCGCGTATGCGAGGAGCAGACGTTGCAAAAGGAAATGTACTTACGTTTCTCGATTCCCATTGCGAAGTTACAGAAGGCTGGTTAGAACCACTGTTGGCAAGGATACACGCTGATAG GAGGACATCTGTATGTCCTGTAATAGATGTAATAAGTGATGAGACATTTGGATATGGTGGTCACACGGGTGACCCTCAGGTTGGTGGTTTCAGCTGGTCTTTGTTCTTCAACTGGCATGCAATTCCGAGAAGAGAACAAACAAGACGTCATGGTGATCCCACCGAACCCGTAAG AACAATTGCAGTTTGTCCTGTTATTGATGTAATCAGTGATGAGACTTTCGGTTATCAACACGGGAATGACCCGCAGATGGGCGGGTTCGGTTGGTCCTTATTTTTCAAGTGGTACGGTGTCCCTAAACGAGAAGCATTACGACGAAAAGGTGACCCGACCCAGCCTGTTAG GTCTCCTACAATGGCTGGTGGTCTTTTTGCCATTTCTAAGGATTATTTTGAAGAGCTTGGGCGGTATGATCCAGGTTTTGATATATGGGGAGGAGAGAATCTTGAACTTTCATTTAAA ATATGGATGTGTGGAGGCACATTGGAATTTGTTCCATGCTCTCACGTAGGCCATGTTTTTAGGAAGAAGTCACCATATCACTTTCCTCCAGGcacaaattatgtaaataaaaataatcgaaGATTAGCGGAAGTATGGCTTGATGAATACAAGAATTTTTATTATAGAATAGCGCCATCAGTTGCCAAAACCGATCCAGGAGATCTTACAGAACGTCATAACCTTAGGAAAAGTCTGAATTGTAAATCCTTTAAATGGTATTTAGAGAATGTTTACCCAGAGTCATCGTGGCCTGTTAATTTCTTCAGTATGGGTGAG attcgAAACGTAGAGACAAACCAATGCTTAGATACTATGATGAGAGACACAGGTCATAAAGTTGGCCTCTATGCTTGCCATGGTCAAGGGGGTAACCAG ATCTGGGCTTTTACAAAGAACTTTGAATTAAAACATGATGATTCCTGTCTAGATGTGGCACACACAGGACCAGTAATGATGTTGTCATGCCATCAACAAGGTGGTAATCAGAAATGGTCCTATGATAAACAG ACCAAAGAATTGAAACATAGCAGTGGACTATGCTTGGATACATCAGAAAAGGCTCACGATGAACCAAGTGTGAAACCATGCAATGGTCACAAGACGCAACAATGGGAAATGATCAATATGCAGCTACTTGACTGA